The Desulfovibrio desulfuricans DSM 642 DNA segment ACCCATACCTCTCGGTACATGGGCAGCATGGCCCTGTTGCTCTGGCGCATGCTCTCGTATGGGGTGGCGGCGGCGACCACGCATAGTTTGCCCTGCGCCTGCAAGCTCAGCGCGTAATCGCGCAGTGCATCGGTATTGCGCACGCGATCCTCAGGGGTGGCGGCGGAGAATCCGTTGCTGCGGCAAAAGGTGTCGGCGTCGATGAATTCAACGTCAAAGCCCTGCCCGTCAAGATACAGGCGCAGCAGTGAACCAAGGGTGGTTTTTCCACTGCCGGAAAGTCCCAGCAACCAGATTGTCGGCGTCATACTGTCCTCGCTTGCTTGCAGTGCGGTTTTGCGTGTTGCAAACCTGCAATAGCTTATGCAAATTTTCGGCCAGTATTTAATTTTTTTAGTAAGTTTGTATTGTTAAGGATATCCAATAATTGAGGAGTGCGGCAATTTTGACAGCGCTGGCCCCATTCCGCCTTGGGCAATCCCTCGAGGGATCACCCAAGGCGGCCATGCGGGCAAATACATGCTGCGAGTGCAAGGTCGGGCTGTGGCGGCGAGAGAACGGTGCTTGTTACTTTGCAGAACCCTGGATGGCATCATTGATATAGGGGATGGGGAACCACTGATACCCCTGCCCCGCCTTGCCCACGTGCCCAATGCCGGGAAAGGAAATGTGCGCTCCAGCCACAAGGTGGCCCTTTTCCGCGGCCTCTGCAAAAAGGCGCTGTCTCTGCCTGACGGCTCCTTCCGGGTCAAGGTCATACTCAATGGCCGTATCCGGCAGGGGAAACTGCGCTTCCGCTACATGAACGGTATCTCCCCAGAACAACAGTTTTTCTCCATTGCTTTCAAGCAGGTAACATGTGTGACCCGGAGTGTGACCCGGTGCGGCCACGGCGTATATTCCGGGCAGCACCATTTGGCCCGCTTCAAAATGGGCCACCTTGCCCGCGCTGAGGTATGGGGCCAGGGATTCCTGCCCTTTCACAAACATGGGCCTGAAATACTCCGGCGACTTGTCCATCTGGGCAGCGCTGAGCCAGAATTCGGCCTCAACGCGGTTCACATGCACGGTGGCAGACGGGAAAACCCTTTTGCCGTCCACTGTAAGCCCGCCAGAGTGGTCGCCGTGGATGTGCGTGAGCAGAATATCCGTGATATCTGCGGGTTTGAATCCGGCCCCCTCAAGGCTGGCTGCAAGTTTGTTTACGGTTGGGCCGAGCAGCTTGCCTGAGCCAGTGTCTACAAGGATGCGGCGGTTTTGGGCGAGAATAAGAAAGGCATTGACAGAGGTAGGTCTGGGAGAGGGTACATAGGCCTTTTTAAGGGCATCTTCTACCTGCCCCTGTTTGGCGCTGATCAGTCGTGCGTTGCTGGTCAATGTGCCATCGGAAATTGCCGCCACATGCACATCTCCCAGTTGCAGCCAGTAGTAGCCCGCCTGTCGGTAAAGCGGCGCGGGCGGCGGTGTAGCTGCAAGGGAAGGCCGCGGCAGCAGCGCCGCACCGGGCAAAACAAGTGAAGCGACTGTTGCCTGTTGAAGGAACTGGCGTCTGTTCATGTGATCTCCTGTTTGGCTGGGATCACCGGGGCAAGGATGCCGCATATGCATGCTTGAATGCCCTCTAGCCCCAGTATATGCTTGGTTTTGGCGGGATGCATATGTACATTGTTCGTTAGTTCCGTTTTTATGAACTATTGGGGCGGGTGTCAATATCGCCTGCGCAGGTTTGCCGTCTGGCGCCGTCCTTTTGCTTTTATACCAGGAAAAAATGATGAAAACCCTGCACCATCCGGCTGTTGAAAACGTAACGGTCGAAGGTCTTCTGCACGCCCTTTCTGACCCTGTGCGCGTACAGATTCTCAAGGAAATCATACGCTCAAATTCGCCAAAAATGTGTTCTGACTTCCTGAACATGCCGGACAGGGCCATACCCAAGTCGACCCTTTCGCAGCATTTCAGGATATTGCGCGAGGCTGGCCTGATCCGCAGCGAGAGAAGCGGTGTTGCGCTCAAGAATACTCCTCGGTGCCAGGAATTGCAGCCCCGGTTTGGGCGGATGTTAGCTGAAATTCTGGCGGCATATGCCGAGGAGTACGGCAGGAAAAATGCGGATGAATAGAGGCGGGCGTAAAAAGTTGCACGCTTGAAGGCTGGAGCATCGGTTCATCCGCTAGCCCTCGAGCATGTGCCATAGAGCAGTCAGCCCCCCCCGATGTGAGTCATTTTTTGTCAATCAGCAAGGTTAAATGGTATTGCCGATTGGTTGAATTATGCGTGTTGACAGGAGGGTGCAGAATTTATAATGAGAGTGAGCACTTCGTTTATTAATAGCCGGTGCAGGAGACTTCCCATGGCCCGACCAAAAAATGAAAAGCTTGAAATCCAGCGGCGTGAGGAAATTTTGCAGGCTGCGGCCCGCGTGTTCCGGGCCAAGGGTTTTCATCTTGCCAGAACAGAAGACATCTGCACCGAGGCCGAAACAAGCGCGGGGACACTGTTTCGTTATTTCAAATCGAAAAAAGAAATCATTGAGGCTATTGTTGAGGCAGAAATGAAGGCCAACGATGAGGATCTGCTGGTTCTGGCGCAACGGCAGTCCGTAGAGGGGTTGGCCACACTGACGGCAGAAGAATTACAAGAAATGCTCCGCCCCAGCGGGTACGGGCTGGCAACAGAGAGTTGGCTTGAACTCTCTCGCAGTCCGGATGGCAGAAAGGAGCTTGCCGCTTCATCTGCCAAGCTGGAAGCAGCGCTCGCCGCTTTGCTGGCACAGGGTCAGGCCGAGGGCTGGGTGCGCCGCGATCTCAACGCCAAGGGCGCTGCCAGCCTGCTGCTTATTTTGTATACCGGGGTGCAATTTGATGCAGACCTCGGCATGGATATCGATTACGAGGCCTCGGCTCTGGCCATTTCAGACCTTATCAAAAGTTTTATTCTGACCTCCTAGGGTTTGCCACCGCACTTTGTGCTGTGCATCTGTTAGTCAGATAAAATGACGGAGTACTCCGTTTATAGTGAGGCATACGTGGTTTCCATCGCGCGTTCGAGTCTTTTATACGAGTGGCGGCGCTATCTGGCCGCAGTACTGGCCGTTACCTTTGCCGGGCTTTTGACTGTGGTGCAACTGGCCCTATTGCTCGGATTGTTCAATACGGTGTCTGTTCCGCTGGATCAGTCAACGGCAGAACTGTGGATTGGTTTTCGCAACACAGCAAGTGTGGATCTTGGCCGGGCTGTGAGCCAGAGCGCTGACACCAGAGCCTGGATGCATCCGGGCGTTGCCTATATTGAAAGATTTGTCAGCGCTTACGGCGATTTGCGAAGGGCAGATGGAGTGCCCGTCTCAGTGATTATCAATGGCATTGATACCGGCGGGGAGGCCTCGGCCTTTTCGCAGCTGCTCACGCCCAAACAGCGCTCCTTGCTGCGCGAACCCGATGCCGTGCTTATTGACGTGGCAGATGCAAACAAACTTGGTGCAGAGTGCAGCACCCTGGTGGAAATTAACGGCAAAAGGGCGCGCATTGCCGGAACAATCAAGGGGCTACGTGCCATCGGCGGCGTGAACATGCTGGCCTCGCTTGCTACGGCGCGGCGGCTTGCTCCAGAAACAGCCAACCAGACAACGTATTATATGGTGCGGCTCAAGCCTGGCTTTGCAGCAGAACAGGTGCAAAAGGAAATTGCTGATACTGGCCTTGTTTCACGCTACAGCGTGTGGCAGGCTGAGGATTTTTCTGTTCAGTCTCAGGGTTACTGGCTTTTTGAATCAGGTAGCGGTGTGGGGACGGGCTTTGCCTCGTTGCTTGCCCTGCTTGTGGGCGTGGCAATCACCAGCCAGACGCTTTCGGCGGCAATCACTGCATCTATCAAGGAGTTTGCGGCCTTGCGGGCTTTGGGAGTGTCCAGGCACAGCCTGCGTTGCGTGGTCATTGAGCAGGCTGCCTGGATTGGCTTTATTGGGCTGCTGCTCACGGCTGCGCTCACCATCGCCATTGCCCTGCTGGGCGAGGCGGCCAATATTGCCATGGCTTTTCCTGTCTGGCTGCTGGCAGGGAACGTTTTGATCATGATGGCCATCGCCGTTGGATCCGGGCTGCTTGCGCTCAAACCTTTGCTCAACACCGAGCCGGTCACACTTTTGCGCTAGGAGCCTTCAGTGTCCAACATTCCCACATTACAGGCCACGGGCATATCAAAGAGCTTTGTCAGCGGCAGTATTTCACAGCAAGTAATCAAACAGAGTTCGCTCGATGTGTTCTCAGGTGAACTCACCCTGCTTGTGGGGCCTTCCGGTTCAGGAAAAAGCACGATGCTCTCCATGCTGTCTGGCCTGCTGCACCCAGATACCGGGATGGTTATGGCTCTTGGCACCAATTTGTGGAGCCTGGGAGAAAAGGAGCTGGATGCATTTCGGCTGGAACATTGCGGGTTCATCTTTCAGGGCTTCAATCTTTTCGGCTCATTAAGCGCATTGGATAACGTAATCCTGCCCCTCCAGTATATGGGCATTCAGGGGGAGGAGGCCAGAGACAGGGCGAGGCTGGCTCTGGAAGAAGTTGGCCTTGGGGGGCGTTCCCATTTGCGGCCCCTTGAGCTTTCTGGCGGCGAAAAACAGCGTGTTGCCATAGCCCGCGCGCTTGTCAAAAGACCGCAGATGATTTTTGCCGATGAACCAACTTCCGCTCTTGATAAGGCCAACAGCGAAATTGTTATAACCCTGCTTCAAAGTATTGCCGGACAGCACAACGCAACCGTGCTGGGCGTCACGCATGACCCGCGCCTGCTTTCCCACGCCGACAGGGTTATTCATCTTGAAGACGGCATTTTAAAGCAGGATCACCGTAATCCTTAAGTAATTTCCGTGGAGTACAAATGAACAGTCTTACCGTGCGTGCAAAAAAAATGTGCGGAGCCGTGCTGTGCATCATACTGTGCGTGTTCTGTGGGGTTTTGCTGGCAGCTGGTCAGGGCCAGGAAATACCCCCTGCACCAGTTGCGGAGGTGCTGGCCAGCGCCAAGGGCCGTGTGGATGTGGAAGGTGGCGTGATCAAGCTTGCCGCGCGCAGGGACGGCGTGATCACCGCTGTGATGGCGGAGGAAGGGGAAAGTGTGCAGGCTGGCCGTGTGCTGGCTTGTCTGGATGACAGCCTTGCGCGCAACAGGCTGAATTTGGCGGAGCAAGAGCTGAGTCATACCGAGCTTCAGGTGCGGCGTAACGAAATCGGTTTGCGGGCGGCGCAGAGGGAGTTGGAACGTCTGCGCCCCATGATCAAAACCGGGGCTGTTGCCATGCGCGAATTTGATCAGGCGGGGGATGCCCTTGTGGTGGCTGAAGTCGATCTGCGCAGCAGTATTGCTGCCGTGGAAGTGGCCCGCGCCCGCGTGGTGGTCGCGCAGAATGAAGTCAACGAGTACAGGATTGTGGCGCCGCTTGATGGCCGCATCGTGCAGAGGCAGGCGCGTCCGGGTAACGGGGTGAGTACCCTGAATGTGACTCCCCTGTTCAGTTTTGTGCCCAATAGCCCGTTGATTGTACGTGCAGAACTGGACGAGCAGTACTTGTCTCAAGTCTGGCCGGGGCAGCAGGTGCTTATTGTGCCCGAGAGCGATCAGTTCCGCACGCTGAACGGCACCGTGCTGCGAATAGGCCGGGTAGTGGGCCAGCGTCTGCCACCGGAAGATCCGGCAGAAAAGCACGACACAAGGGTTGTTGAAGTGGTGACGACCCTTGAGGCGGACAGCCTGCTGATAGGGCAAAGGGTGGTTGTGCGGTTCCTTGCAGACGGCGGAAGCAGTCCAAGAACTGACGGAAAGGCTCCGTAGTTTTTGCAATGGATAAAAACAGGGCCGCCCGCAGTTGTGGACGGCCCTTAAATTATTGCGCGTGGGCTACAGATAAAAGAAACGGGAGGTCAGTGATCTGACCTCCCGGTGACTTCTGGCGGAGCGGAAGGGACTCGAACCCTCGGCCTCCGGCGTGACAGGCCGGCGTTATAACCGACTTAACTACCGCTCCGTTTTTGGGGATGGTGGGCAGTACAGGACTTGAACCTGTGGCCCCCGCCGTGTGAAGGCGGTGCTCTACCAGCTGAGCTAACTGCCCTCCCGGCGAAGATGAGTTCTACGCAAACACCCCCTCAGAGTCAAGCGAAAAAAATGAAGTAAAAAAATTTTTACAAGGCAAAAATTTTAACATGCTGATTTTTAATTAAAAGTTGAAAAAATGCCCCATAATGCCATTTTGCTTGTGTTGCGGTGCTTCATGGGGAGTGCTAGACCTCCCCTTAGCACATTACAGAACGCTGAACGCCGCTGTTTTCGCGCTTCCGGCGCAGAAGCAGCACAGTGGATGCGCCGCCGGGGAGGCGGTTTTCTGTTCTGGGCAATTCGCTGTTGAGGCACAAGAAAAATGAGATTTTTTTTCAAGCAGATATGCCTGGCGGCCTGCTGTTTTGCAGTTGGGCTTGCTGCCCAGTCGGCGCAGGCTCGTGTGGTGGAAGGCAACGTCATCATGGATCAACCCATGCGTGAGAACCTGTGCGCCCTCACCTTTGATGACGGCCCATCGATAAACACCCCGCATCTGCTGGACATGCTGGAAGAATACGGCATTCCCGCCACGTTTTTCATGTTGGGCAGCCAGGCCGAGCGCCATCCTGATATTGTAAAGCGCGTCATCGCCGAGGGGCATGAGGTGGGCAACCATTCCTATTCGCACCCCAATCTGCGCGTAGTCAGCCTTGCCCGCAAAGAAGAAGAACTGCGCCGCACAGATACCATCCTGCGCAACCTCGGGGCCTCGCCCCAGTTCATGCGCCCGCCTTACGGCTCGTATGATGCCTCTACTGAAAAAGTGGCGGCCAGCCTTGGGCTTTCCCTCATGCTCTGGTCCATGGACAGCCGCGACTGGCAGCGCCTGCCAGACAATTACGCCACCCTGCGCAACAACAGGGGCACAGTCTATGCGCCGGGAACCCTGCGCGGTATTTTTCTGTTCCACGACTCGCACAAGCGCACTGTAGACGACCTGCCGCGCATCATTCGTGATCTGCGCGCTGGCGGCTGTCAGCGTTTTGTGACCGTGACCGACTATCTTGAGGGGCTTATGGATCCTGAACCCGGCCTGCTCATGACGCGCGTCAAACGTGGCGCACCCGGCATGGATGAGCCGCCCCTGGTTGCCCGGCATCAGGTTGAGGGGGTGCACCAGTCAGAAGAACTGCCGCCGCACAGCTTCCCTGCCGGTTCGGCTGATATTCCTCTTGCGCGCAGCAGCACTCCCTGGCAACTGGTGGAGAGTCCAAGCCCGGAAATGGCAGGGCAGGCCGCACTGCCCGGCACTGCCGCGCATCCCGTGCAGGATGCTCCCCAGCCTGCGGGCAGCAGTGCAGTCCAGCCGAGAGAAGGCTCTGCCCTTTCCCCGGCGCAGGCTCCGGCCTCTTGATGCGAGGTTAATGTTTCTTTTGACATTGCTCTGCCAAAGGCGTGTAATTCAGCTATGGCATGAGGGCATGCCTCCAGATTTTCCACTGTCCTCCCCCCCACAGGGAAGTACAAATGAAAGGCCCGGATCAACGATCCGGGCCTTTCTGCTTTTCAAAATTGAATGATTCGGGGACAGTTCTGTCCGCTTATGAAAGCCGCGTTCTAAAATCCTGGTAGCCAAATTCCCGCAGCATGCGAAAGCGCGTGTCGCCCGTTGCATCGGCCTCGCAAATGCCAATGGATGGCAGGCGCAGGCCGTTGAATGTGGTGGTTTTGACCATGCTGTAAATGGCCATGTCTTCAAACACCAGCCGCTGACCGGGCACAAGAGGCGCGTTGAACGAATATTCCCCGGCCACATCGCCCGCCAGGCAGGATTTTCCGGCAAGGCGGCATGTCCAGGCCTGTTCCCCGGTCTCGCCCGCCAGTTCGGCCACATTTTCAGATTCGTATCGTACACGCGGGCGATAGGGCATTTCAATGACATCGGGCATGTGGCAGGGAACGCCAATATCAAGAATGGCCACAGGCATGTCGGCCTGCACCACATCCAGCACCGTTGCCACGAGCCAGCCTGCGTCCAGAGCCACGGCCTCGCCCGGCTCAAGGTATATCTGCGCATTGTAGCGGTCGCGCCAGTCGGTCAGGCAACGGCAGAGCAGATCAAGATCATAGCCGGGCTTGGTGATGTGGTGGCCGCCGCCAAAGTTGATCCAGCGGCACTGTGGCAACCACTGCCCAAAATGGCGCTCAACGGCCGCCAGGGTGCGTTCAAGGGCATCGGCCCCCTGTTCGCACAGGGTGTGGAAATGAAGCCCGGAAATGCCCTCCATGGTCGCAGGATCAAAGTCCTTGGGTCTGATGCCCAGGCGCGAGCCCGGCGAGCAGGGATTGTAGATGGCGGCTGCTCCCTCGGAATGCTCAGGGTTGATGCGCAGGCCGCACTGAATCTGGCGGTCCGGGCAGCGGCTCTTGTTCTGCATGGCCACTGCGGGCGCGAATTCGCGCCACTGGGCAATGGAGTTGAATACCAGATGATCCACAAGGGTGAGCAGTTCAGCCATCTCGCGTCTGTTCCAGGCAGCGGCAAAGGCATGCACCTCGCCGCC contains these protein-coding regions:
- a CDS encoding adenylyl-sulfate kinase, whose translation is MTPTIWLLGLSGSGKTTLGSLLRLYLDGQGFDVEFIDADTFCRSNGFSAATPEDRVRNTDALRDYALSLQAQGKLCVVAAATPYESMRQSNRAMLPMYREVWVRCSLQTLVQRDAKGLYAKAERGALSTLDSVFDAFDEPRSPHSIIDTDRYSLVECYEQLRDLTLDAIAQDREWADTGHRMLPQALGPFMNAAIAL
- a CDS encoding MBL fold metallo-hydrolase; amino-acid sequence: MNRRQFLQQATVASLVLPGAALLPRPSLAATPPPAPLYRQAGYYWLQLGDVHVAAISDGTLTSNARLISAKQGQVEDALKKAYVPSPRPTSVNAFLILAQNRRILVDTGSGKLLGPTVNKLAASLEGAGFKPADITDILLTHIHGDHSGGLTVDGKRVFPSATVHVNRVEAEFWLSAAQMDKSPEYFRPMFVKGQESLAPYLSAGKVAHFEAGQMVLPGIYAVAAPGHTPGHTCYLLESNGEKLLFWGDTVHVAEAQFPLPDTAIEYDLDPEGAVRQRQRLFAEAAEKGHLVAGAHISFPGIGHVGKAGQGYQWFPIPYINDAIQGSAK
- a CDS encoding ArsR/SmtB family transcription factor translates to MKTLHHPAVENVTVEGLLHALSDPVRVQILKEIIRSNSPKMCSDFLNMPDRAIPKSTLSQHFRILREAGLIRSERSGVALKNTPRCQELQPRFGRMLAEILAAYAEEYGRKNADE
- a CDS encoding TetR/AcrR family transcriptional regulator → MARPKNEKLEIQRREEILQAAARVFRAKGFHLARTEDICTEAETSAGTLFRYFKSKKEIIEAIVEAEMKANDEDLLVLAQRQSVEGLATLTAEELQEMLRPSGYGLATESWLELSRSPDGRKELAASSAKLEAALAALLAQGQAEGWVRRDLNAKGAASLLLILYTGVQFDADLGMDIDYEASALAISDLIKSFILTS
- a CDS encoding ABC transporter permease, giving the protein MVSIARSSLLYEWRRYLAAVLAVTFAGLLTVVQLALLLGLFNTVSVPLDQSTAELWIGFRNTASVDLGRAVSQSADTRAWMHPGVAYIERFVSAYGDLRRADGVPVSVIINGIDTGGEASAFSQLLTPKQRSLLREPDAVLIDVADANKLGAECSTLVEINGKRARIAGTIKGLRAIGGVNMLASLATARRLAPETANQTTYYMVRLKPGFAAEQVQKEIADTGLVSRYSVWQAEDFSVQSQGYWLFESGSGVGTGFASLLALLVGVAITSQTLSAAITASIKEFAALRALGVSRHSLRCVVIEQAAWIGFIGLLLTAALTIAIALLGEAANIAMAFPVWLLAGNVLIMMAIAVGSGLLALKPLLNTEPVTLLR
- a CDS encoding ABC transporter ATP-binding protein, with translation MSNIPTLQATGISKSFVSGSISQQVIKQSSLDVFSGELTLLVGPSGSGKSTMLSMLSGLLHPDTGMVMALGTNLWSLGEKELDAFRLEHCGFIFQGFNLFGSLSALDNVILPLQYMGIQGEEARDRARLALEEVGLGGRSHLRPLELSGGEKQRVAIARALVKRPQMIFADEPTSALDKANSEIVITLLQSIAGQHNATVLGVTHDPRLLSHADRVIHLEDGILKQDHRNP
- a CDS encoding HlyD family secretion protein, with amino-acid sequence MNSLTVRAKKMCGAVLCIILCVFCGVLLAAGQGQEIPPAPVAEVLASAKGRVDVEGGVIKLAARRDGVITAVMAEEGESVQAGRVLACLDDSLARNRLNLAEQELSHTELQVRRNEIGLRAAQRELERLRPMIKTGAVAMREFDQAGDALVVAEVDLRSSIAAVEVARARVVVAQNEVNEYRIVAPLDGRIVQRQARPGNGVSTLNVTPLFSFVPNSPLIVRAELDEQYLSQVWPGQQVLIVPESDQFRTLNGTVLRIGRVVGQRLPPEDPAEKHDTRVVEVVTTLEADSLLIGQRVVVRFLADGGSSPRTDGKAP
- a CDS encoding polysaccharide deacetylase family protein, whose protein sequence is MRFFFKQICLAACCFAVGLAAQSAQARVVEGNVIMDQPMRENLCALTFDDGPSINTPHLLDMLEEYGIPATFFMLGSQAERHPDIVKRVIAEGHEVGNHSYSHPNLRVVSLARKEEELRRTDTILRNLGASPQFMRPPYGSYDASTEKVAASLGLSLMLWSMDSRDWQRLPDNYATLRNNRGTVYAPGTLRGIFLFHDSHKRTVDDLPRIIRDLRAGGCQRFVTVTDYLEGLMDPEPGLLMTRVKRGAPGMDEPPLVARHQVEGVHQSEELPPHSFPAGSADIPLARSSTPWQLVESPSPEMAGQAALPGTAAHPVQDAPQPAGSSAVQPREGSALSPAQAPAS
- the nspC gene encoding carboxynorspermidine decarboxylase produces the protein MHCQNLLFDPARIPSPCFVLDEAQLLANAATLGAVQERTGAKILLALKGYAAWATFPLLSRTKGHGPLWGACASSVDEARLAREDFGGEVHAFAAAWNRREMAELLTLVDHLVFNSIAQWREFAPAVAMQNKSRCPDRQIQCGLRINPEHSEGAAAIYNPCSPGSRLGIRPKDFDPATMEGISGLHFHTLCEQGADALERTLAAVERHFGQWLPQCRWINFGGGHHITKPGYDLDLLCRCLTDWRDRYNAQIYLEPGEAVALDAGWLVATVLDVVQADMPVAILDIGVPCHMPDVIEMPYRPRVRYESENVAELAGETGEQAWTCRLAGKSCLAGDVAGEYSFNAPLVPGQRLVFEDMAIYSMVKTTTFNGLRLPSIGICEADATGDTRFRMLREFGYQDFRTRLS